The Streptomyces sp. NBC_00670 genome window below encodes:
- a CDS encoding glycosyltransferase family 2 protein yields MTSTPTGARQHYHHTHTHTRDRTQARIQPRTPTPTPLPKYDYEHHSRLAGPLTQPDPDRPYRVRYRSLLAQEPHRLRAALMLGAAPLLSLVLLGWLLQPAHWTRRDHPAHGYLPVLDVVMLVAIGLIEFFRCLNVLSNAHATLVARDPVPVVPETGTRVAFLTSFVPGKEPLEMVTRTLQAAVRLRHRGLLHVWLLDEGDDPGVKEVCARLGVHHFTRKGVARWNRPTGAHRARTKHGNYNAWLDAHGAEYDFFASVDTDHVPLPNYLERMLGYFRDPDVGFVIGPQVYGNYDTFVTKAAESQQFLFHALIQRAGNRYGAPMFVGTSNAVRIRALRQIGGLYDSITEDMATGFEMHRHRNPATGRKWRSVYTPDVLAVGEGPAAWTDFFTQQLRWSRGTYETILKQFWKGFYSLPPGRFLNYTMMIVFYPLSALNWILAALSCALFLGLGASGVNIDPTVWLMLYGNASALQVGLYVWNRRHNVSPHEPEGSGGVAGMVMSALSAPVYARSLADAVLRRRSRFVVTPKGDSASPDTLFGTFRIHLFFVAVFGGSIAAGIVRGHAHPAMLTWACLALLITASPILVWRWSLRREKGRARA; encoded by the coding sequence ATGACGTCGACGCCGACAGGCGCCCGGCAGCACTATCACCACACCCACACCCACACCCGAGACCGAACCCAAGCCCGCATCCAACCCCGGACACCCACACCCACCCCCCTGCCGAAGTACGACTACGAGCACCACAGCAGACTCGCCGGCCCCCTGACCCAGCCGGATCCCGACCGGCCCTACCGGGTCCGCTACCGCTCCCTCCTCGCCCAGGAGCCGCACCGTCTGCGCGCCGCGCTGATGCTGGGCGCGGCGCCCCTGCTCTCCCTCGTCCTCCTGGGCTGGCTGCTCCAGCCCGCCCACTGGACCCGCCGCGACCATCCCGCCCACGGCTACCTGCCGGTCCTCGACGTCGTGATGCTCGTCGCGATCGGCCTGATCGAGTTCTTCCGCTGCCTGAACGTGCTGTCCAACGCGCACGCCACCCTGGTCGCCCGCGATCCCGTCCCCGTGGTCCCCGAGACCGGCACCCGCGTCGCGTTCCTCACCAGCTTCGTGCCCGGCAAGGAGCCGCTGGAGATGGTGACGAGAACCCTCCAGGCGGCCGTCCGGCTGCGGCACCGCGGCCTGCTGCACGTCTGGCTGCTCGACGAGGGCGACGACCCGGGCGTGAAGGAGGTCTGCGCACGCCTGGGCGTGCACCACTTCACCCGCAAGGGCGTCGCCCGCTGGAACCGCCCCACCGGGGCCCACCGCGCCAGAACGAAACACGGCAACTACAACGCCTGGCTGGACGCGCACGGCGCCGAGTACGACTTCTTCGCCTCCGTCGACACCGACCACGTCCCGCTGCCCAACTACCTGGAGCGGATGCTCGGTTACTTCCGCGACCCGGACGTCGGCTTCGTCATCGGCCCGCAGGTCTACGGCAACTACGACACGTTCGTCACCAAGGCCGCCGAGTCCCAGCAGTTCCTCTTCCACGCCCTGATCCAGCGCGCCGGGAACCGCTACGGCGCCCCGATGTTCGTCGGCACATCCAACGCCGTACGCATCCGGGCGCTCCGGCAGATCGGCGGGCTGTACGACTCCATCACCGAGGACATGGCCACCGGTTTCGAGATGCACCGCCACCGCAACCCGGCCACCGGCCGCAAGTGGCGGTCGGTCTACACGCCCGACGTGCTCGCGGTCGGCGAGGGCCCGGCCGCCTGGACGGACTTCTTCACCCAGCAGCTGCGCTGGTCGCGCGGCACGTACGAAACGATTCTCAAGCAGTTCTGGAAGGGCTTCTACTCGCTGCCGCCGGGCCGGTTCCTCAACTACACCATGATGATCGTCTTCTATCCGCTGTCGGCGCTCAACTGGATTCTGGCGGCGCTGAGCTGCGCTCTGTTCCTCGGGCTCGGCGCCTCCGGTGTGAACATCGACCCGACGGTGTGGCTGATGCTGTACGGCAACGCCTCCGCGCTCCAGGTCGGGCTGTACGTCTGGAACCGCCGGCACAACGTCTCGCCGCACGAGCCGGAGGGGTCGGGCGGGGTGGCCGGCATGGTGATGTCGGCGCTGTCGGCCCCCGTCTACGCGCGCTCGCTGGCGGACGCGGTGCTGCGCCGGCGCAGCCGGTTCGTGGTGACGCCGAAGGGCGACTCGGCGAGCCCGGACACGCTGTTCGGCACCTTCCGCATCCACCTCTTCTTCGTCGCCGTCTTCGGCGGGTCGATCGCCGCGGGGATCGTCCGCGGCCACGCCCACCCGGCCATGCTGACCTGGGCCTGTCTCGCCCTGCTGATCACCGCCTCGCCGATCCTCGTCTGGCGCTGGTCGCTGCGGCGGGAGAAGGGGAGGGCACGCGCATGA